In the genome of Terribacillus sp. FSL K6-0262, one region contains:
- a CDS encoding M20/M25/M40 family metallo-hydrolase, with protein MDTIALKDYIQTNKQDFLDQLFILLRQRSISTQNDGIEECAELLKSMMQELGIETKIIPTAGHPVVYGEMIKDSSAFTLLIYGHYDVQPPEPYEAWDSPPFEPEIRNGRIYARGVGDNKGQLVAQLFGVKSYLDTVGELPINIKFVFEGEEEKGSTNLAAFVEEHKDLLKADLVYTSDGPSHNSSSPLVLLGVRGMLSIQFDAKGADRDNHSGNTGNIVPNPAWKLIELMHTMRDADGHVKIEGFYDAIRPFTAYEEQLLTKLPYDRQTLGEKIGYPALSLDGPFYYRKMTGEPTFNIFGMESGYTGEGTKTIIPSTARLKMDIRLVVDQDPQDIFNKIKKHVQIHAPDVEVTYLGSMQPSRTKAELPIVQKVVSAVEAAYETDPLIQPSMGGSLPDYVWTGILGLPSVIVPYANFDQHNHSPNENLDVDYFLNGILCTAHVIHTLGTSK; from the coding sequence ATGGACACGATTGCACTAAAGGACTATATCCAAACAAATAAACAGGATTTCCTTGATCAGCTTTTCATCCTGCTCAGACAGCGCAGCATCAGCACACAGAACGACGGAATCGAGGAATGCGCGGAGCTTTTGAAGAGCATGATGCAGGAGCTGGGAATCGAGACAAAAATCATCCCTACCGCCGGGCATCCCGTCGTCTATGGGGAAATGATCAAAGACTCCAGCGCATTCACTTTGCTCATTTACGGCCATTATGATGTACAGCCGCCAGAGCCTTATGAAGCCTGGGACTCTCCGCCATTCGAACCGGAAATCCGCAACGGCAGAATCTATGCCCGAGGTGTCGGCGATAATAAGGGACAGCTGGTGGCCCAGCTCTTTGGCGTGAAAAGTTATCTGGATACAGTCGGCGAACTGCCGATCAATATCAAATTCGTCTTTGAAGGAGAAGAAGAAAAAGGTAGTACGAATCTAGCCGCATTTGTGGAGGAACACAAAGATTTGCTCAAGGCCGATCTCGTCTACACTTCCGATGGCCCTTCCCATAACAGCTCTTCCCCCCTCGTACTGCTTGGGGTGCGCGGTATGCTGTCGATTCAATTTGATGCCAAAGGAGCTGATCGGGATAACCATTCCGGCAACACAGGGAATATCGTTCCTAATCCTGCCTGGAAACTGATCGAACTTATGCACACCATGCGCGATGCGGACGGACATGTAAAAATAGAAGGGTTCTATGATGCGATTCGCCCGTTTACAGCCTATGAGGAGCAGCTGCTCACAAAGCTTCCTTATGACCGACAGACCTTGGGCGAAAAGATCGGCTATCCAGCTCTGTCCCTTGACGGACCATTCTACTATCGGAAGATGACGGGCGAACCCACTTTCAATATCTTTGGAATGGAAAGCGGCTATACAGGAGAAGGAACAAAAACGATCATTCCTTCGACAGCCAGACTAAAAATGGATATTCGTCTTGTCGTCGATCAAGATCCCCAAGATATTTTCAATAAAATCAAAAAGCACGTCCAGATCCATGCACCGGATGTAGAAGTCACTTATCTGGGCAGTATGCAGCCATCCCGTACCAAAGCTGAACTTCCAATCGTTCAAAAGGTCGTCAGCGCTGTAGAGGCCGCTTACGAAACAGATCCACTCATCCAGCCGAGCATGGGCGGTTCCCTGCCGGATTATGTGTGGACAGGAATTTTGGGCTTGCCGTCCGTCATTGTTCCCTATGCGAACTTCGATCAGCATAATCATTCCCCCAACGAGAATCTGGATGTGGATTATTTCCTGAACGGTATCCTATGTACAGCCCATGTGATTCACACATTGGGAACCTCTAAATAG
- a CDS encoding rhamnogalacturonan lyase, whose protein sequence is MEYLERGAVAVQTEDGIFLSWRFLGNDTKKTSFHIYRDGKKITRKPVKHSTNFLDKDGSANSVYRVEAIGKGADQDNIKVWRDNQLHIPLQKPADGKTPDGKSYTYNANDASVGDLDGDGEWEIILKWDPSNAQDNSRSGYTGNVLIDAYELDGTHKWRIDLGHNIRAGAHYTQMLVYDFDGNGKSELVVKTADGTTDSKGNIIGDKDADHRNASGYILEGPEYLTVFEGSTGEIKETIDYEPARGNICDWGDCYGNRGDRFLAGVAYLDGKTPSIIEARGYYEKTVIAAYTFKDGKLNKQWMFDSETPGNEAYAQQGNHNLSIGDVDEDGKDEIIYGAMALDDDGTGLYSTGLGHGDAMHLSDLDPARPGLEVFQVHESYPNEAGIEFRDARTGELIWGIPTNIDVGRGLAADIDPRYPGAEMWAIDGAWNSPTGGLYTASGEKISTNIPPANFAIWWDGDLTREILDHTFDESIQTGIGLIGKWNPETEKLDTLLNAEGTYSNNGTKGNPTLQADLIGDWREEAIWRTEDSSALILYTTTDITEEKLPTLMHDPVYRLGVAWQNVAYNQPPHTSYFLGNDMEQPEMPRIDVIKAK, encoded by the coding sequence ATGGAATACTTGGAACGTGGCGCTGTTGCCGTCCAAACAGAGGATGGTATCTTCTTAAGCTGGAGATTCCTTGGGAATGATACGAAAAAAACCTCCTTCCACATTTATCGTGACGGTAAGAAAATAACTCGGAAACCTGTGAAACACAGCACGAATTTCCTCGACAAAGACGGTTCTGCAAATAGTGTCTATCGTGTAGAAGCAATCGGAAAAGGCGCAGATCAGGATAATATCAAGGTATGGCGAGACAATCAGCTGCATATCCCCCTCCAAAAGCCAGCTGATGGCAAAACTCCAGATGGCAAGTCTTATACTTACAATGCCAATGACGCCAGTGTCGGCGACTTGGATGGTGACGGCGAATGGGAAATCATCCTGAAATGGGATCCATCAAACGCACAAGATAACTCCCGATCCGGGTACACAGGCAATGTATTGATAGATGCTTATGAATTGGATGGAACCCATAAATGGCGGATCGACCTCGGCCACAATATCCGGGCAGGCGCTCATTATACGCAAATGCTGGTCTATGACTTCGACGGTAACGGAAAATCCGAACTCGTAGTCAAAACAGCTGATGGCACGACAGATTCGAAAGGAAACATCATTGGGGATAAGGACGCCGATCATCGGAATGCATCAGGCTATATCCTCGAAGGACCGGAATACCTGACCGTATTCGAAGGCAGCACCGGAGAAATCAAGGAAACCATCGATTATGAGCCTGCCCGAGGCAATATTTGCGATTGGGGCGACTGCTACGGAAACCGGGGCGACCGTTTCCTTGCCGGGGTCGCATACCTGGATGGCAAAACACCTAGCATCATCGAAGCAAGGGGCTATTATGAAAAAACAGTAATTGCCGCTTATACCTTTAAAGATGGCAAATTGAATAAGCAATGGATGTTCGATAGCGAGACACCGGGGAACGAAGCTTATGCACAGCAGGGGAATCATAATTTGAGTATCGGAGATGTGGATGAAGATGGCAAGGATGAAATCATCTATGGCGCCATGGCCCTCGATGATGATGGAACCGGACTATACTCAACCGGACTTGGTCATGGCGATGCCATGCATCTCAGTGATTTGGATCCTGCCCGGCCAGGCCTGGAAGTATTCCAAGTTCATGAATCGTATCCGAATGAAGCCGGTATCGAATTTCGAGATGCCCGTACAGGAGAACTGATCTGGGGCATCCCGACAAATATAGATGTAGGACGCGGGCTTGCGGCTGACATCGATCCTCGCTATCCCGGGGCCGAAATGTGGGCAATCGACGGCGCATGGAACAGTCCGACAGGCGGTCTTTATACTGCCTCCGGGGAGAAAATATCCACCAATATCCCTCCTGCCAACTTTGCTATCTGGTGGGACGGCGACTTGACTCGCGAAATCCTGGATCATACTTTCGATGAAAGCATCCAGACTGGCATTGGCTTGATCGGAAAATGGAACCCGGAAACAGAAAAACTGGATACGCTGCTGAATGCCGAAGGAACTTACTCCAATAATGGAACAAAAGGGAACCCCACACTGCAAGCGGATTTGATCGGCGACTGGCGGGAGGAAGCCATCTGGCGCACAGAAGACAGCAGCGCTCTTATCCTTTATACAACAACAGACATAACCGAAGAAAAACTCCCTACCTTGATGCACGATCCGGTATACCGCTTAGGCGTTGCTTGGCAGAATGTCGCTTATAACCAGCCGCCACACACAAGCTATTTCTTGGGAAATGATATGGAACAGCCCGAGATGCCGCGGATTGACGTGATAAAGGCTAAATGA
- a CDS encoding cupin domain-containing protein has protein sequence MYYKDPRYPYHPASGPWRNPQWPQHDYNQQPAHDYGNSPYVVDIEQATEQNHFFRTALWTGKHLQLTLMSIRPGEDIGLERHPDIDQFLRIESGHGLVQMGVRKENLDHQQYVQDDFAIFVPAGTWHNIINTGHTPLKLYTIYAPPEHPYGTVHRTKQEALADE, from the coding sequence ATGTATTATAAAGATCCACGCTATCCTTATCATCCAGCTTCAGGGCCCTGGCGCAATCCACAGTGGCCGCAACATGACTACAATCAGCAGCCAGCCCATGATTACGGGAATTCCCCATATGTCGTCGATATCGAACAAGCAACAGAGCAAAACCACTTTTTCCGTACAGCACTGTGGACAGGAAAACACCTTCAATTGACATTGATGAGCATCCGTCCTGGAGAAGATATCGGATTGGAAAGACATCCGGATATTGATCAGTTCCTCCGTATCGAATCCGGTCACGGACTAGTACAGATGGGTGTCAGGAAAGAAAACTTAGATCATCAGCAATACGTCCAGGATGATTTTGCCATTTTCGTTCCAGCCGGCACATGGCATAACATAATCAATACCGGTCATACACCTTTGAAGTTATATACTATCTATGCACCGCCAGAGCATCCATATGGGACTGTCCATCGAACCAAACAGGAAGCCTTGGCTGATGAATGA
- a CDS encoding aldehyde dehydrogenase family protein, with protein MENFKHLNSQYINGEWREGQSSVKMENRNPYNGELIATYQAANLADLNEAYEASARVQKEWANTNPVAQRAVFEKAVAYLEANHEAFVETIVEEIGGTRLKAEFEIGLVTNIIKEASTFPFRMNGQILPSPIDGKENRVYRVPVGVVGVISPFNFPFFLSMKSVATALAAGNGVVLKPHEHTPITGGTMIAKLFEEAGLPKGLLNVIVTEISEIGDNFVEHPIPRAVSFTGSTKVGKHIGMVAGKNLKEAHLELGGNSALVVLEDADMELAVSAAVFSRFTHQGQICMSANRLIVHEDVYEEFVEKYLAKVSTLTCGDPKDPSTIIGPLINEQQVKTTVALIEKGIEEGATPLIKGKVEGNVVEPVVFGDVTPDMTLANEELFAPVVSIMKVKNDEEVLAYANNSDYGLSGAIHTKDVERGAELAKQMDTGMIHINDGTINDEPTVAFGGVKNSGLGRLNGDWSLDAFTTTKWISIQHDRRQYPYS; from the coding sequence ATGGAAAATTTCAAGCATTTGAATAGTCAGTATATCAACGGAGAATGGCGGGAAGGTCAAAGCAGCGTGAAGATGGAGAATCGCAATCCGTATAACGGGGAACTCATCGCGACTTACCAAGCTGCGAATTTGGCTGATTTGAATGAAGCGTATGAAGCGTCTGCACGCGTTCAGAAGGAATGGGCGAATACCAACCCGGTGGCACAGCGTGCTGTCTTCGAAAAAGCGGTTGCGTATCTTGAAGCCAACCATGAAGCGTTTGTGGAGACTATCGTGGAAGAAATCGGCGGCACCAGACTAAAAGCTGAATTTGAAATCGGTCTTGTGACAAATATCATCAAGGAAGCATCTACATTCCCATTCCGCATGAACGGTCAGATTCTGCCGTCTCCGATCGATGGCAAGGAGAATCGTGTCTATCGCGTGCCAGTAGGTGTGGTAGGTGTCATCAGCCCGTTCAACTTCCCATTCTTCCTATCGATGAAATCCGTTGCGACTGCATTGGCAGCTGGTAATGGAGTCGTGCTGAAGCCGCATGAGCATACGCCGATCACTGGCGGTACAATGATTGCAAAGCTATTTGAAGAAGCTGGACTGCCGAAGGGTCTTTTGAATGTCATCGTGACGGAAATCAGTGAAATCGGGGATAACTTCGTTGAGCATCCGATTCCGCGTGCGGTTTCCTTCACGGGTTCCACTAAAGTCGGTAAGCATATCGGCATGGTGGCCGGTAAGAATCTGAAAGAGGCGCATTTGGAGCTTGGCGGCAACAGTGCCTTGGTCGTTTTGGAAGACGCGGATATGGAGCTTGCGGTAAGTGCGGCCGTTTTCAGCCGATTCACTCACCAAGGTCAGATTTGTATGTCTGCCAACCGACTGATTGTGCATGAAGATGTGTATGAGGAGTTTGTGGAGAAATACTTGGCGAAGGTTTCCACGCTTACCTGCGGCGATCCAAAAGATCCAAGCACAATCATCGGACCGCTTATCAATGAACAGCAGGTGAAAACGACCGTTGCGTTGATTGAAAAAGGTATCGAAGAAGGTGCCACGCCGCTCATCAAAGGGAAAGTGGAAGGAAATGTGGTCGAGCCGGTCGTGTTCGGGGATGTGACGCCGGATATGACACTGGCGAATGAAGAATTATTCGCACCAGTCGTCTCCATCATGAAAGTCAAAAATGATGAAGAAGTGCTGGCTTATGCCAATAACAGTGATTATGGCTTGAGCGGTGCAATCCACACGAAAGATGTGGAGCGCGGCGCAGAACTGGCGAAGCAAATGGATACAGGCATGATCCACATCAATGATGGGACCATCAATGACGAACCAACTGTCGCATTCGGCGGCGTGAAGAATTCCGGTCTTGGTCGTCTGAATGGTGACTGGAGCCTTGATGCGTTCACAACAACAAAATGGATCAGCATCCAGCATGATCGCAGACAATATCCTTACAGCTAA
- a CDS encoding methyl-accepting chemotaxis protein has protein sequence MQVQETEQALHPMLEAFVKAGPFLQDLINDDVTIGIYNTEKLIINFPAKTFSLNVTPGDPLMEGDIVTAAIRQNKNQYAVVPEELFGVSIIARAIPLHDEAGNVIGGVGVGLSIESANQLSTIASNLSGVIGDVTATIQDMAQSISGLAEGMSYISKKASEVTESVDTIEEVSNVVKGIADQSNLLGLNAAIESARAGEHGRGFSVVADEIRKMAAGSKEQVTEIHQITEKIKAVIGKLSNSIQEANAESDTQSAAIEELTATMEEINANVQTLAQLAKENITIKD, from the coding sequence ATGCAAGTACAGGAAACAGAACAGGCATTGCATCCGATGCTGGAGGCCTTTGTAAAGGCAGGGCCTTTTCTCCAGGATTTAATCAATGATGATGTCACAATCGGTATTTATAATACAGAAAAGCTGATCATCAATTTTCCGGCTAAAACCTTCTCGCTGAATGTGACACCGGGGGACCCATTGATGGAAGGGGATATCGTAACAGCAGCTATCCGTCAGAATAAGAATCAGTATGCAGTAGTGCCAGAGGAGCTTTTCGGTGTCAGTATCATTGCCAGGGCAATTCCGCTGCACGATGAAGCAGGGAATGTCATTGGCGGTGTCGGTGTAGGGCTGAGCATTGAAAGTGCCAATCAGTTATCCACTATTGCTTCCAATCTTTCTGGGGTCATTGGTGACGTTACGGCAACGATCCAGGATATGGCACAATCGATTTCCGGTTTGGCAGAAGGCATGTCTTACATATCCAAGAAGGCCTCGGAAGTAACGGAAAGCGTGGATACAATCGAGGAAGTATCCAATGTTGTAAAAGGGATTGCAGATCAAAGCAATCTACTTGGGCTGAATGCTGCGATCGAATCGGCTCGCGCAGGGGAACATGGGCGCGGCTTCAGTGTGGTGGCGGACGAAATTCGAAAAATGGCAGCTGGTTCCAAGGAACAGGTTACCGAAATTCATCAAATCACAGAAAAAATAAAGGCTGTTATCGGCAAACTGAGTAATTCCATTCAGGAAGCCAATGCAGAATCGGATACACAATCTGCTGCCATTGAAGAGCTGACAGCAACGATGGAAGAAATAAATGCCAATGTGCAAACTCTGGCACAACTAGCAAAAGAGAATATCACGATCAAAGACTAA
- the pabB gene encoding aminodeoxychorismate synthase component I, translating into MYAYFNFADADGQTQHRRFTGQHALLTAHTMEEVIPCLEQVQAYTKKGFYAAGYLSYEAAGAFDPNYVTAEGANLPLLQFGIYKNHCKEQPAAIGTAPEKLNWEPAIRKKEYEQAIRTIKEEIASGNTYQTNYTMRLRTHYADDPAALFRQMQQAQRADYTAYLDWEDTAVLSASPELFFRWDGKRIITKPMKGTTKRGDTYEQDLKQRETLAASAKDRAENVMIVDLLRNDISRVAKLGTVQVPALYTVEKYPTVYQMTSTVEAETVPGTTIIDIMRALFPCGSITGAPKASTMQIISNLEPEPREVYCGAIGYIEPNGEAVFNVPIRTAIVDKTKQQATYSVGGGITWDSTADGEYEEAIAKSSVLQEQLPEFELLETIAYEDGAYVLEDEHLQRLMQSADYFSIPIEEADIRDLLRQHQAAYPGQSHRLRLLADQRGKLALFHSELPAPMKGKQKFALADTPIDKTNRYYYHKTTYRQIYDDYKLKEPDIFDTLLWNEAGELTEFTIGNLVMEQDGELLTPPVSSGLLPGTLREVLVKKGTIKETILTKAYLQTASRIWLINSVRGWVEMEPVH; encoded by the coding sequence ATGTACGCTTATTTCAATTTTGCTGATGCAGACGGGCAGACACAGCATCGCCGATTCACGGGACAGCATGCATTGCTGACTGCTCACACGATGGAAGAAGTCATACCCTGCCTTGAGCAGGTGCAAGCATATACAAAAAAAGGATTTTATGCAGCCGGCTATCTATCCTACGAAGCTGCAGGAGCATTCGATCCAAACTATGTCACTGCAGAAGGGGCAAATCTGCCGCTGCTGCAATTCGGCATCTATAAAAATCATTGTAAAGAACAGCCAGCAGCAATTGGCACAGCACCAGAAAAACTGAATTGGGAGCCAGCCATCCGAAAAAAAGAGTATGAGCAGGCTATCCGGACGATCAAAGAGGAGATTGCTTCCGGAAACACCTATCAAACAAATTATACGATGCGTCTGCGCACACATTATGCCGATGATCCCGCCGCCCTTTTCCGCCAGATGCAGCAAGCGCAGCGTGCAGATTACACTGCCTATCTTGATTGGGAAGATACAGCAGTATTGTCTGCTTCTCCAGAGTTATTTTTCCGCTGGGACGGGAAACGCATCATCACGAAGCCAATGAAAGGCACAACCAAACGCGGGGATACATACGAGCAGGATCTTAAACAGCGGGAAACCCTCGCAGCATCCGCGAAGGATCGTGCTGAAAATGTCATGATCGTCGACCTTTTGCGAAATGATATCAGCCGGGTCGCCAAGCTGGGGACTGTCCAGGTCCCAGCTTTGTATACAGTCGAGAAATACCCGACCGTCTACCAGATGACCTCGACCGTCGAAGCGGAAACCGTCCCGGGCACAACGATCATTGACATCATGCGCGCACTTTTTCCATGCGGATCGATCACAGGTGCTCCCAAAGCCAGTACGATGCAAATCATCTCCAATCTTGAGCCGGAACCACGGGAAGTCTACTGCGGTGCCATCGGCTATATCGAGCCAAATGGCGAAGCTGTCTTTAATGTACCCATCCGTACGGCGATAGTCGATAAAACGAAACAGCAGGCTACGTACAGCGTCGGAGGAGGCATCACCTGGGACTCCACTGCCGATGGGGAGTACGAAGAAGCAATCGCCAAATCATCCGTGCTGCAGGAACAGCTTCCTGAGTTTGAACTGCTTGAAACAATAGCGTATGAAGATGGTGCTTACGTGCTGGAGGATGAGCACCTGCAGCGACTAATGCAATCTGCCGATTATTTCAGCATTCCAATCGAGGAAGCAGATATCCGTGATCTCCTGCGTCAGCATCAAGCAGCGTATCCGGGACAATCCCATCGATTACGCCTTTTAGCTGATCAACGCGGAAAGCTTGCGCTTTTTCATAGTGAGCTGCCAGCTCCAATGAAAGGTAAGCAAAAATTCGCACTTGCTGACACACCTATCGACAAGACAAATCGATATTATTACCATAAGACGACTTATCGCCAAATATACGACGACTACAAGCTCAAGGAACCGGATATTTTTGATACGCTGCTTTGGAATGAAGCAGGTGAGCTGACAGAATTCACGATCGGCAATCTAGTCATGGAGCAGGATGGTGAACTGCTGACACCTCCAGTATCAAGCGGCTTGCTGCCAGGCACATTGCGGGAAGTTTTAGTGAAAAAAGGTACGATAAAAGAAACCATCTTGACGAAAGCCTACCTCCAAACCGCCTCCCGTATATGGCTGATCAATAGTGTTCGCGGCTGGGTGGAAATGGAGCCCGTCCATTAA
- a CDS encoding class I SAM-dependent methyltransferase produces MKQNIYDNELFFENYKALRENPVNYNELLEQPEIKRMLPDLEGKRVLDIGCGMGDLARYCAEQGALRVTAIDPSGNMLREAKNRNAHPAIEYVQTALEDAVFASGSYDVAVSSLVMHYVADYEAVIRSIHAALKEGAVLLFSTEHPIVTARKEGKKWITDTEGNWLHFAVDNYHEQDRRETKWYVDGVIYYHRSFAALCNGLIRNGFSLEEVIEPVPDGAAIAKLPRIEHELRRPSFLILKARKTARP; encoded by the coding sequence ATGAAGCAGAATATTTATGACAACGAGTTATTTTTTGAAAATTACAAGGCTCTCCGGGAAAATCCGGTGAATTACAATGAACTGCTGGAGCAGCCGGAAATCAAACGGATGCTGCCTGATTTAGAGGGCAAGCGTGTCTTGGATATTGGCTGTGGCATGGGGGATTTGGCAAGGTATTGTGCCGAACAGGGAGCATTACGTGTGACAGCGATTGATCCATCCGGTAATATGCTGCGGGAAGCAAAAAACAGAAATGCCCATCCTGCAATAGAATACGTTCAAACAGCGTTGGAGGATGCAGTGTTTGCCAGCGGAAGCTATGATGTTGCGGTCAGTTCGCTTGTGATGCATTACGTTGCAGACTATGAAGCAGTCATCCGATCCATCCATGCGGCCTTGAAAGAAGGGGCTGTCCTATTATTCTCCACTGAGCATCCAATTGTCACTGCCAGAAAGGAAGGGAAGAAATGGATCACGGATACAGAAGGGAACTGGCTCCATTTCGCCGTTGATAACTACCACGAGCAAGACAGACGCGAGACCAAATGGTATGTGGATGGAGTGATTTATTACCATCGATCGTTTGCGGCTTTGTGCAATGGGCTTATCCGGAACGGTTTCAGCCTGGAAGAAGTAATCGAACCAGTTCCGGATGGAGCTGCCATTGCCAAGCTTCCGCGGATAGAGCATGAGCTGCGCCGGCCGTCTTTTTTGATTTTGAAGGCGAGAAAAACAGCCCGTCCTTAA
- a CDS encoding helix-turn-helix domain-containing protein, protein MSGQETQYMAKDLAASLDVTTSTLRRWAIALEGAHYPFERNEKGQRIYTEQDIATLEELKRLLGEKLSFADAIQQLTGQSKTKEYEPDTKKLVMTSEELEKLISHAVKKAVKKEREKLFKQLKKQMKKEMEKLRDKS, encoded by the coding sequence TTGTCCGGGCAAGAAACGCAGTACATGGCAAAGGATCTGGCTGCTTCATTGGATGTAACGACCTCGACGCTTAGAAGATGGGCTATCGCATTGGAAGGTGCCCATTATCCATTTGAACGAAATGAGAAAGGACAACGGATATATACGGAACAAGACATTGCCACTTTGGAGGAATTAAAGAGATTACTTGGAGAAAAACTGTCATTTGCTGATGCAATCCAGCAGCTGACTGGGCAAAGCAAGACCAAAGAGTATGAGCCGGACACAAAAAAACTGGTCATGACCTCTGAGGAACTGGAGAAGCTCATCTCGCATGCAGTGAAAAAAGCAGTGAAGAAAGAGCGGGAAAAGCTGTTCAAGCAGCTGAAGAAACAGATGAAAAAAGAGATGGAAAAGCTGAGGGATAAATCATGA
- a CDS encoding NUDIX domain-containing protein has product MHVFGSKEPGQEYKERRAVYGIIHDKSKRIGVIRLTYDQLLFLPGGGMEHGEDEVETLRREVLEETGYLINKPSFLCTGTQFFQSRDARYIQNVASFYSCSIGLKEMEPAEEDHELIWLKPEEAVNHLFHQHQACALRQWIESF; this is encoded by the coding sequence ATGCATGTATTCGGTAGCAAAGAGCCCGGCCAGGAATATAAAGAAAGGCGGGCGGTCTATGGGATAATCCACGACAAATCCAAAAGAATAGGAGTGATAAGGCTGACATATGATCAACTGCTTTTCCTGCCTGGGGGAGGAATGGAGCATGGCGAGGATGAAGTGGAAACCCTGCGAAGGGAGGTTTTGGAGGAAACAGGCTATTTGATAAACAAGCCATCATTTCTATGTACCGGGACACAATTTTTCCAGTCCAGGGATGCTCGATACATACAGAATGTAGCAAGTTTTTATAGCTGCTCGATTGGTTTAAAAGAGATGGAACCAGCGGAGGAAGACCATGAATTGATCTGGCTGAAACCGGAGGAAGCAGTGAATCATTTGTTTCACCAGCATCAGGCTTGCGCACTCCGGCAGTGGATCGAGTCATTTTAG